A region of bacterium DNA encodes the following proteins:
- a CDS encoding class I SAM-dependent methyltransferase has protein sequence MGGNAKLEKKKSKESKSLAEQMAKLARKGRLTAKNADRHWLYEKSVQNADVEVEFIDRVYAERFGRHARFLREDFCGTANLCAEWVRLGADRTALGVDYDEPTLQWGRENNLAPLGEDAARITLVRDDVRRVREPQAEVLTATNFSWWGFKTRAELKEYLLNCHASLRDDGMLMMDCYGGPEAQVPQEEEREQDGFDYIWDQDTFNPITNEITCYIDFSFPDGSRMKKAFAYDWRLWSLPETCDLLAECGFRETVVYWEGTDEDGEPDGEFQPSREGDLAPAWVAYILAFK, from the coding sequence ATGGGCGGGAACGCGAAGCTGGAAAAGAAGAAGTCGAAGGAATCGAAGAGCCTCGCCGAGCAGATGGCGAAGCTGGCGCGGAAGGGCAGGCTGACGGCCAAGAACGCCGATCGGCACTGGCTGTACGAGAAGTCGGTGCAGAACGCCGACGTCGAGGTCGAGTTCATCGACCGCGTGTACGCCGAGCGCTTCGGCCGCCACGCCCGCTTCCTGCGGGAAGACTTCTGCGGCACCGCGAACCTGTGCGCGGAGTGGGTCCGGCTCGGGGCCGACCGGACGGCCCTGGGCGTCGACTACGACGAGCCCACGCTGCAGTGGGGGCGCGAGAACAACCTGGCTCCCCTCGGCGAGGACGCCGCGCGGATCACCCTGGTGCGCGACGACGTGCGGCGGGTGCGGGAACCGCAGGCCGAGGTGCTCACCGCGACGAACTTCAGCTGGTGGGGCTTCAAGACGCGCGCCGAGCTGAAGGAGTACCTGCTGAACTGCCACGCGAGCCTCCGCGACGACGGCATGCTCATGATGGACTGCTACGGCGGGCCGGAGGCCCAGGTGCCCCAGGAGGAGGAACGCGAACAGGACGGCTTCGACTACATCTGGGACCAGGACACGTTCAATCCCATCACGAACGAGATCACCTGCTACATCGATTTCAGTTTTCCCGACGGCAGCCGCATGAAGAAGGCCTTCGCCTACGACTGGCGGTTGTGGTCGTTGCCGGAAACCTGCGACCTGCTGGCCGAATGCGGTTTCCGCGAGACCGTGGTGTATTGGGAAGGCACGGACGAGGACGGAGAGCCCGACGGGGAATTCCAGCCCAGTCGGGAGGGAGATCTGGCGCCTGCCTGGGTGGCGTACATCCTGGCGTTCAAGTAG
- a CDS encoding sodium:alanine symporter family protein gives MDFLTDFSAGLSGTVWGWPSAFPVMVAVLLVTGLVMTATLRFIQLRRLKHGIDVMRGKYDDPAHDGDLSHFQALTTALSATVGIGNIAGVATAIHYGGPGALFWMWVTAIFGMALKYAECTLAIQYRVILPDGSASGGPMYYIEKGLGKSWKWLAVMFAICAVISSFGSGNSIQAFTVADQIRSDLGVPTWVTGLLSAALVAAVILGGIKRIGAVTSKLVPYMAAIYVVSGLVVVLLNFQHIPAVLVEIFASAFKPAAQVGGFAGGTFIFMLTWGVKRGLFSNESGQGSAPIAHAAAKTDEPVREGVVAMLGPLIDTLIICSITGLVILSTGVWHERLPDSVPVNAQSAITVINESGRVLTDGIIGDADRYTGEIQVMDGTPSGAFLVRNHAVVELPRLTMDDGTPYTGALRIENGDIVTDGLPALTLDGDMAQNGSPLTAWAFKRGLARFGDWGHLLVTLGVVLFGVSTAISWSYYGDRAVVYLLGTKYVLPYKIIFVIMNFLGAIFSLEVVWNFGDSALGLMSLPNLIGLFFLSRKVKQMSGEYFAREHKPLR, from the coding sequence ATGGATTTCCTGACCGACTTTTCCGCCGGCCTGTCCGGTACCGTTTGGGGTTGGCCCAGCGCCTTTCCCGTCATGGTCGCCGTCCTGCTCGTGACCGGGCTGGTGATGACCGCGACCCTCCGCTTCATCCAGCTGCGCCGCCTGAAGCACGGCATCGACGTCATGCGGGGCAAGTACGACGACCCCGCCCACGACGGCGACCTGAGCCACTTCCAGGCCCTGACCACGGCCCTGTCGGCCACCGTCGGCATCGGCAACATCGCCGGCGTGGCCACCGCCATCCACTACGGCGGGCCGGGCGCCCTGTTCTGGATGTGGGTGACGGCCATCTTCGGCATGGCCCTCAAGTACGCCGAGTGCACGCTGGCGATCCAGTACCGGGTGATCCTGCCGGACGGCAGCGCCTCGGGCGGGCCCATGTACTACATCGAGAAGGGGCTCGGCAAGAGCTGGAAGTGGCTGGCGGTGATGTTCGCCATCTGCGCCGTGATCTCGAGCTTCGGTTCGGGCAACAGCATCCAGGCCTTCACCGTGGCCGACCAGATCCGGTCCGATCTGGGCGTGCCCACCTGGGTCACGGGCCTGCTCTCGGCGGCGCTCGTGGCGGCCGTGATCCTGGGCGGCATCAAGCGCATCGGCGCGGTCACCAGCAAGCTCGTGCCCTACATGGCGGCGATCTACGTGGTGAGCGGTCTGGTCGTCGTGCTGCTGAACTTCCAGCACATCCCGGCCGTGCTGGTCGAGATCTTCGCCTCGGCCTTCAAGCCGGCGGCCCAGGTGGGCGGCTTCGCCGGCGGCACCTTCATCTTCATGCTGACCTGGGGCGTCAAGCGGGGCCTGTTCAGCAACGAGTCGGGCCAGGGCTCGGCGCCCATCGCCCACGCGGCGGCCAAGACCGACGAGCCCGTGCGCGAGGGCGTCGTGGCCATGCTCGGCCCCCTCATCGACACCCTGATCATCTGCTCCATCACCGGCCTGGTCATCCTCTCGACCGGCGTGTGGCACGAGCGGCTGCCGGACAGCGTGCCGGTGAACGCCCAGTCGGCGATCACCGTCATCAACGAGAGCGGCCGGGTGCTCACCGACGGGATCATCGGCGACGCGGACCGCTACACCGGCGAGATCCAGGTCATGGACGGCACGCCGAGCGGCGCCTTCCTCGTGCGGAACCACGCGGTCGTCGAGCTGCCCCGCCTGACGATGGACGACGGCACGCCCTACACGGGAGCGCTGCGCATCGAGAACGGCGACATCGTCACCGACGGCCTGCCGGCCCTGACGCTGGACGGCGACATGGCCCAGAACGGCTCGCCCCTGACGGCGTGGGCCTTCAAGCGCGGTCTGGCCCGCTTCGGCGACTGGGGCCACCTGCTCGTCACCCTCGGCGTGGTGCTGTTCGGGGTCTCGACGGCCATCAGCTGGAGCTACTACGGCGACCGCGCGGTGGTCTATCTGCTGGGCACGAAGTACGTGCTGCCGTACAAGATCATCTTCGTGATCATGAACTTCCTGGGCGCGATTTTCTCCCTTGAGGTCGTCTGGAATTTCGGCGACAGTGCCCTCGGATTGATGTCGCTGCCGAACCTGATCGGGCTGTTCTTCCTGTCCCGCAAGGTGAAGCAGATGAGCGGCGAGTACTTCGCCAGGGAACACAAGCCCCTGCGGTGA